One region of Bdellovibrio bacteriovorus genomic DNA includes:
- a CDS encoding aminoglycoside phosphotransferase family protein: protein MRIFLMVTHDEYLVPFLSRSLQSDSYKVFSLAGDASNRRYYRVVLDNQSWVLMRWEPFQPDNYPFLSVLNHFAKNGVHVPQVVSMSPEEGLVLLEDLGDLTLERKFWESQHQEASMDFYQMAVDEIVKIHHPATLNKSDCTAFKIEFNTEKFLWEMNYGKDNLIHGVLKFSFNEKLQKEISDIFLDVCTRLDKEPKRIAHRDYHSRNLMIKLDQMSVIDFQDARLGPIQYDLVSLMRDSYVDMNDDMANKLINYYLDQSKQYLPKDFSREHFDRIYELQSIQRCFKACGSFASFFHLRQDRRYLKYLSGTLRRVIKAINEFPEYKTFADVLIDSGALERKYESL, encoded by the coding sequence GTGAGAATTTTTCTTATGGTCACTCATGATGAATACTTAGTTCCATTTCTTTCTCGCTCGCTGCAAAGCGATTCCTATAAAGTCTTCTCTTTAGCTGGAGATGCTTCCAACCGTCGCTATTACCGCGTGGTCTTGGACAATCAATCATGGGTTCTGATGCGCTGGGAACCTTTTCAGCCCGACAACTATCCGTTCTTAAGCGTTTTAAATCACTTTGCTAAAAACGGAGTTCACGTACCCCAGGTGGTTTCCATGTCCCCGGAAGAGGGGTTGGTTCTTCTGGAAGACCTCGGTGATTTGACTTTGGAAAGAAAGTTCTGGGAAAGCCAGCATCAAGAAGCTTCGATGGATTTTTATCAGATGGCCGTTGATGAGATCGTAAAGATTCATCACCCAGCCACTTTGAATAAATCGGACTGCACGGCTTTTAAAATCGAATTCAATACTGAAAAGTTCTTGTGGGAAATGAACTATGGTAAGGACAACCTTATCCATGGTGTTCTGAAGTTTTCATTCAACGAAAAGCTGCAAAAAGAAATCTCTGACATCTTTTTAGATGTCTGCACCCGCTTGGATAAAGAGCCTAAACGCATTGCTCATCGCGATTACCATTCTCGCAACCTGATGATTAAGCTGGATCAAATGAGCGTGATTGATTTCCAAGATGCACGCCTAGGTCCGATTCAGTATGACCTTGTCAGCCTGATGCGCGATTCTTATGTCGATATGAATGACGACATGGCGAATAAGCTAATTAATTACTACTTGGATCAATCGAAGCAGTATCTGCCAAAAGATTTTTCGCGCGAACATTTTGATCGCATCTATGAACTTCAATCGATTCAGCGTTGCTTCAAAGCTTGCGGAAGTTTCGCTAGCTTCTTCCACTTGCGCCAAGACCGTCGTTACTTGAAATATCTTTCGGGGACACTTCGTCGCGTGATAAAAGCTATCAATGAGTTCCCAGAGTACAAAACATTTGCGGATGTTTTGATTGATTCTGGCGCCTTAGAAAGAAAGTACGAATCACTATGA
- a CDS encoding sugar phosphate nucleotidyltransferase: MNVMLLAAGEGTRLRPYTTILPKPAIPFLTIPLAAHSLGFLREISINKLVVNTYHLPKKIHELFHRLPHKAESLHFSNEVGAILGSGGGLGKARDHFKGGGDFIMMNADEVILPQDSAVLNKAISLHTQSKAIATLMVMDHPGVGTQFGGVWTDANNNVLGFGKQPIPGSVKAWHFVGVQILSEEVFSFIPLEGESNILYDALTVAIQKGHVVKAFPFQCSWFETGNPGDFLEASRKCFSYLAAAEDSFQKKALTANIQDYAPKPVHVTSEFGGQRVISEGAKIDISSKIQGLFCIGSGSSVASGCQLENVIVGDGVQVSAGTQIANTLLLESI, encoded by the coding sequence ATGAACGTGATGTTGCTCGCGGCTGGCGAAGGCACCCGTCTTCGTCCCTATACCACTATTTTGCCCAAGCCCGCGATTCCGTTTTTGACCATTCCCTTGGCGGCTCACTCGTTGGGTTTCCTACGAGAAATTAGTATTAATAAGCTCGTGGTGAATACTTACCACCTGCCAAAGAAAATCCACGAACTTTTCCACAGACTTCCACACAAAGCAGAAAGCCTGCATTTTTCGAACGAAGTCGGAGCCATTCTTGGCAGTGGTGGCGGATTGGGTAAAGCTCGCGATCACTTCAAAGGCGGCGGCGACTTTATTATGATGAATGCGGATGAAGTGATTCTTCCTCAAGATTCGGCCGTTCTTAATAAAGCCATTTCTTTGCATACACAATCGAAAGCCATCGCGACATTGATGGTGATGGACCATCCAGGGGTTGGAACACAGTTTGGTGGCGTCTGGACAGATGCTAACAACAACGTGTTAGGTTTTGGAAAACAACCTATTCCGGGAAGCGTGAAGGCTTGGCACTTTGTAGGTGTTCAAATTCTTTCTGAAGAAGTATTTTCGTTTATTCCATTAGAGGGTGAATCCAACATTCTTTATGATGCTTTGACCGTCGCTATTCAAAAGGGTCACGTCGTCAAAGCCTTTCCGTTTCAATGCAGTTGGTTTGAAACCGGAAATCCCGGGGACTTTCTGGAAGCCAGCCGAAAATGTTTTTCCTATTTGGCGGCGGCAGAAGATTCTTTTCAGAAAAAGGCGTTAACCGCAAACATTCAAGACTATGCTCCAAAACCGGTTCATGTGACTTCTGAATTTGGCGGACAAAGAGTCATTTCTGAAGGTGCAAAGATTGATATCTCTTCAAAGATTCAAGGTCTCTTCTGTATTGGCAGTGGAAGTTCCGTCGCTTCGGGTTGCCAGTTAGAGAACGTGATTGTAGGGGATGGTGTTCAGGTCAGCGCGGGAACTCAGATCGCAAATACTTTGTTGCTGGAAAGTATTTAA